A region of Asticcacaulis excentricus DNA encodes the following proteins:
- a CDS encoding BadF/BadG/BcrA/BcrD ATPase family protein produces the protein MSGYFIGIDGGGTRCRARLTTSDGRILGQGLSGPANIQLGLDYSWGNIREAIDRALDQAGLEAHIFPECRLGLGLAGVVTEADRQRVAAKAAAFHSVKVATDAHTACLGAFEGRDGAIFIGGTGSVGYAWLSGQSHQVGGWGFALGDEGSGATLGRQALRLTLMASDGLIEGSALTERVIRFFTSAGIDLHGWLAEARPTDFGTFAPDVVELAKAEDPLATGIIKTAVRWLETYVQRLTALGAPQVCLLGGVAPHYIPYLSDATRPFIATAQGDALDGALLMCAGASEGQLNPCNDSAFSAC, from the coding sequence ATGTCAGGATACTTCATCGGCATTGATGGCGGCGGCACGCGCTGCCGCGCGCGACTGACGACCTCAGACGGTCGCATCCTTGGGCAGGGCCTGTCGGGGCCAGCCAATATTCAACTGGGTCTCGACTATAGCTGGGGCAATATCCGCGAAGCCATCGACCGCGCGCTGGATCAGGCAGGGCTCGAGGCGCACATCTTCCCTGAGTGCCGGCTGGGGCTGGGACTGGCCGGCGTGGTCACCGAAGCGGACCGTCAGCGCGTGGCCGCCAAAGCGGCTGCGTTTCACAGCGTCAAGGTGGCCACCGATGCCCATACGGCCTGCCTTGGGGCCTTTGAGGGTCGCGACGGGGCCATCTTTATCGGCGGCACGGGGTCGGTCGGCTATGCCTGGTTGTCGGGTCAGAGCCATCAGGTCGGCGGCTGGGGCTTCGCCTTGGGTGATGAAGGCTCAGGGGCCACTTTGGGGCGTCAGGCCCTAAGGCTTACCCTGATGGCCAGCGATGGTCTGATCGAAGGTTCGGCCTTGACCGAGCGCGTTATTCGCTTTTTCACCAGCGCCGGTATCGACCTGCATGGTTGGCTGGCTGAGGCGCGGCCCACCGATTTCGGCACCTTTGCGCCGGACGTGGTGGAACTGGCCAAGGCCGAAGACCCACTGGCGACCGGAATCATCAAGACCGCCGTGCGCTGGCTGGAAACCTATGTGCAGCGTCTGACGGCCTTGGGTGCCCCGCAGGTCTGTCTGCTGGGCGGCGTCGCACCGCATTATATACCCTATCTGTCAGACGCAACGCGCCCCTTCATTGCCACAGCGCAAGGCGATGCGCTGGACGGTGCGCTTCTGATGTGTGCGGGTGCCAGCGAGGGGCAACTCAACCCCTGTAACGACAGTGCATTTTCCGCATGTTAG
- a CDS encoding copper homeostasis protein CutC, with amino-acid sequence MSLSKHPTLLAEPALRRLPTPPCQLEVCVDSPRSLYAAVEGGAARIELCSALSLGGLTPGPGLVRTAQALGHSTRAMIRPTEGGFVYRPDDLDVMRRDIDAMADHGLEGVVMGALTEEGYLDESFLARLCAHAKGLKMTLHRAIDLTPDPLDALETAIGLGFDTVLTSGTRMRAIEGLETVRAMVETAAGRIDIMAGGGVNAAQIGQIISATGVPWVHGSCSRLQEVGPAELELGLSSDSYRLTEASLVRAICDALLTQS; translated from the coding sequence ATGTCGCTTTCCAAACACCCCACCCTGCTGGCCGAGCCCGCTCTGCGGCGCCTCCCCACCCCACCCTGCCAGCTGGAAGTCTGCGTGGACAGTCCACGCTCGCTTTATGCCGCAGTCGAAGGCGGGGCAGCGCGCATTGAACTGTGCAGCGCGCTTAGTCTGGGTGGCCTGACACCGGGGCCCGGCCTCGTGCGCACGGCGCAGGCGCTCGGCCACTCCACCCGTGCCATGATCCGCCCCACCGAAGGCGGCTTTGTCTATAGGCCGGACGATCTCGATGTCATGCGTCGCGACATCGACGCCATGGCCGATCACGGTCTCGAAGGCGTGGTGATGGGCGCGCTGACCGAAGAGGGTTATCTGGATGAGAGTTTTCTCGCCCGGCTGTGCGCGCACGCCAAGGGGCTGAAAATGACCCTGCACCGCGCCATCGATCTGACGCCTGATCCGCTTGACGCTCTGGAAACGGCCATCGGACTGGGCTTTGACACGGTCCTCACCTCTGGGACCCGCATGCGCGCTATCGAAGGGCTTGAGACCGTGAGGGCGATGGTCGAGACTGCGGCCGGACGCATCGACATCATGGCCGGTGGCGGTGTCAATGCCGCGCAGATCGGCCAGATCATCAGCGCCACCGGTGTGCCCTGGGTGCATGGGTCCTGCTCGCGCCTGCAGGAGGTCGGTCCCGCCGAACTGGAGCTGGGCCTGTCGAGCGACTCCTACCGCCTCACTGAGGCTTCGCTGGTCCGGGCGATCTGCGACGCCCTGCTGACGCAAAGCTGA
- a CDS encoding tryptophan halogenase family protein, whose product MQDLPRKQPGFRKIVIVGGGTAGWMTAALLARLTEGKLGQIHLIESEDIGTIGVGEATIPPIQDFNRLLGIDETTFLRETKATFKLGIEFRNWHQKDDSYIHPFGVIGAQIGRAAFHHYYIRAALSGDTTPFEAYSLASVAARQGRFAPAPRHDTGVHSTLGYAYHFDAGLFAQFLRRYAEARGVVRHEGRITQVNQRAEDGFITGVQTERGDTLDGDLFLDCSGMHALLLQKTLETGFEDWSHWLPANRAWAVPCANISEPLPYTRATAHSAGWQWRIPLQHRTGNGHVFSADFMSEDEAQRILLDNLDAPPLADPRLIRFRTGRARQFWHKNVVAIGLSGGFLEPLESTSIHLIHSGLIKFMDLFPDPDFNPLLSQQYNQAVGMDYDTIRDFLIAHYKLTKRDDSDFWRYCREMSIPASLQYKLDQFNESGRVIMSRGDLFQIPSWLAVLFGQGLRPRRYDPLADLIEPQDLSAILHQMQDTITDYANTMPPQARYLEKLGLTIVAGE is encoded by the coding sequence ATGCAGGATTTACCTCGGAAGCAACCGGGTTTTCGTAAAATTGTCATTGTTGGCGGCGGGACAGCCGGCTGGATGACGGCGGCCCTTCTGGCGCGACTCACCGAAGGCAAGTTAGGGCAAATCCACCTGATTGAGTCGGAAGACATCGGCACCATTGGCGTCGGTGAAGCGACGATCCCGCCGATTCAGGACTTCAACCGGCTTCTGGGCATAGACGAAACGACGTTTCTGCGCGAAACGAAGGCCACCTTCAAACTGGGGATCGAGTTTCGCAACTGGCACCAGAAGGACGACAGCTATATCCATCCCTTCGGCGTCATCGGGGCGCAGATCGGGCGGGCGGCTTTTCACCACTATTATATACGCGCCGCCCTGTCCGGCGACACCACCCCTTTCGAAGCCTATTCCCTGGCCAGCGTCGCCGCGCGGCAGGGGCGTTTTGCGCCCGCGCCACGCCATGACACCGGTGTACATTCCACGCTTGGCTATGCCTATCACTTTGATGCCGGCCTGTTTGCGCAATTCCTGCGCCGTTATGCCGAAGCGCGCGGCGTCGTGCGTCACGAAGGCCGTATTACGCAGGTGAACCAGCGTGCCGAAGACGGCTTTATCACTGGCGTGCAAACCGAACGGGGGGACACCCTCGACGGCGACCTATTCCTCGACTGTTCCGGTATGCACGCGCTTCTGCTGCAAAAGACGCTGGAGACGGGCTTTGAGGACTGGAGCCACTGGCTGCCCGCCAACCGGGCCTGGGCGGTGCCCTGCGCCAATATTTCAGAGCCCCTGCCCTATACACGGGCCACGGCCCACAGCGCAGGGTGGCAATGGCGCATCCCGCTGCAACACCGTACCGGCAATGGCCACGTCTTCAGCGCAGACTTCATGAGCGAGGACGAGGCCCAGCGGATACTTCTCGACAACCTCGATGCCCCGCCCTTGGCTGATCCCCGCCTGATTCGCTTCCGCACGGGCCGCGCCCGACAATTCTGGCACAAGAATGTGGTCGCCATCGGCCTGTCCGGCGGCTTCCTTGAGCCGCTGGAGTCCACCTCCATCCACCTGATCCATTCGGGTCTGATCAAGTTCATGGACCTCTTCCCGGACCCGGACTTCAATCCGCTTTTGTCCCAGCAATATAATCAGGCGGTCGGCATGGATTACGACACCATCCGCGATTTCCTGATCGCCCATTACAAGCTGACCAAGCGCGACGATTCCGACTTCTGGCGATACTGCCGCGAAATGAGCATTCCCGCTTCGCTCCAGTACAAGCTGGATCAGTTCAATGAGAGCGGGCGCGTCATCATGTCCCGCGGAGACCTGTTTCAGATCCCCAGTTGGCTGGCCGTCCTGTTCGGTCAGGGTCTGAGGCCCAGGCGCTATGACCCGCTGGCCGATCTGATCGAACCGCAGGACCTGTCCGCCATACTGCACCAGATGCAGGACACCATCACCGATTACGCGAACACCATGCCACCGCAGGCCCGCTACCTCGAAAAGCTGGGCCTTACGATCGTGGCCGGAGAATAA
- a CDS encoding TonB-dependent receptor: MSLKRSVLMSTALVGVMLSGAAYAQQGNDVQEVVVVGIKGSLQKAAAIKKKTDAIVDVISAEDVSKFPDTNIAESLSHLPGVSVDRNFGEGEKVSIHGTDPALNRILVDGHSIASADWGGNPNDPTSRTFNYSMMAPEIVGQLKVYKNPEAWIDEGSLGGTVILETRKPLDLKPGTITGSLGYSYNDRSEKGDVRGSALYSWRNEARTFGILVAATYDKQQLHRAGIEYFGYMGAGAFNSAFTVSGNNVTGPKINGAAPTLASYNQLAAANVPCCFNWAYFDQTRQRTGVSTAIQWKPNDDTQFDLTALHIEGDYTNYNQSMYAVPVWNSSNARDFTVSNGLITGAYIPAKAAGTGSLTQYDAILRTTVVKTDSVNLAGKWNAGDWKISGNVGWTQATGGKEPERMISFDLNSGFQFGFTANSTYINYDTSPTTPKSFFRSPSSSTSTINGVTGNYVQMGGMERSRTTDKETYGQIDFRRNLDGFFETVLFGAKLTKHENSLDAEGWDYFANKTLYLSDFASAVTPNSLWADMGGSGNAMQYLGLTRDGIFGVINASITRYNGPKYGMEFTVKENIAAAYLQGNFRHDKWRGNVGARLVSTEDISNYWETTDGGTTYTPKSVTQKETKLLPNINVVYEATDDVLIKVGAAQVIARPRYSQLAGTVELNDRQLTGGGGNANLKPYESTNFGASVEWYFDKTGLLALELFHRKISSYVVSDTQEKVFFNKLTNANATYSFSSPFNAQEATVTGFALQGQKDIAYGFGVIANYTFADADTGTTAYNMPYLSRDTISFIPYYEEGPWQVRLSYNYRSQYFTGIGRRNSKDFTDSYKQVDLSATYKVNDKVSIYANGQNLLDEMYYSFSSFADAPTAFYKNGRRFFVGVNLKM; the protein is encoded by the coding sequence ATGAGTTTGAAACGCTCTGTTTTAATGAGCACGGCGCTCGTCGGGGTGATGCTTTCGGGCGCCGCCTACGCACAGCAAGGCAACGACGTACAGGAAGTTGTTGTTGTCGGTATCAAGGGCAGCCTGCAAAAGGCCGCGGCTATCAAGAAGAAGACCGACGCCATTGTCGATGTCATCTCGGCTGAAGACGTCAGCAAGTTTCCCGACACCAATATCGCGGAATCGCTGTCGCACCTGCCGGGCGTCAGCGTTGACCGTAACTTCGGCGAAGGCGAAAAGGTCTCGATTCACGGTACCGATCCGGCTCTGAACCGCATTCTGGTCGATGGCCACTCGATTGCCTCGGCCGATTGGGGCGGTAATCCGAACGACCCGACCAGCCGGACCTTCAACTATTCGATGATGGCGCCGGAAATCGTCGGTCAGCTTAAGGTTTACAAGAACCCCGAAGCGTGGATCGACGAAGGCTCGCTGGGTGGTACGGTTATCCTCGAAACCCGCAAGCCGCTGGACCTGAAGCCCGGCACCATCACCGGCTCGCTCGGCTATAGCTATAATGACCGCTCGGAAAAGGGCGATGTACGTGGTTCGGCCCTGTATAGCTGGCGCAACGAAGCCCGTACCTTTGGTATCCTCGTTGCGGCCACCTATGACAAGCAGCAACTGCACCGCGCCGGTATCGAATACTTCGGCTATATGGGTGCTGGTGCTTTCAACAGCGCCTTCACGGTGTCTGGCAACAATGTCACCGGCCCGAAGATCAACGGCGCGGCGCCGACCCTGGCGTCCTACAACCAGTTGGCGGCCGCCAATGTGCCCTGCTGCTTCAACTGGGCCTATTTCGACCAGACCCGCCAGCGCACCGGCGTCAGCACGGCCATACAGTGGAAGCCGAATGATGACACGCAGTTCGACCTGACGGCCCTGCACATCGAAGGCGACTACACCAACTACAATCAGTCGATGTACGCCGTTCCGGTGTGGAACAGCTCGAATGCGCGCGACTTCACCGTCTCGAATGGCCTGATCACCGGGGCCTATATCCCGGCAAAGGCCGCTGGCACCGGCAGTCTGACGCAGTATGACGCCATCCTGCGCACCACGGTTGTCAAGACGGACAGTGTCAACCTGGCCGGTAAGTGGAATGCCGGTGACTGGAAAATCTCGGGTAATGTCGGCTGGACGCAGGCGACCGGTGGTAAAGAGCCGGAGCGCATGATCAGCTTCGATCTGAATTCGGGCTTCCAGTTCGGTTTCACGGCCAACAGCACCTATATCAACTACGATACGTCGCCCACGACGCCCAAGTCGTTTTTCCGTTCGCCGTCGTCTTCGACCAGCACCATCAACGGCGTGACCGGCAACTATGTCCAGATGGGCGGCATGGAACGCAGCCGCACCACCGACAAGGAAACCTATGGTCAGATCGACTTCCGTCGCAATCTGGACGGTTTCTTTGAGACCGTGCTGTTCGGCGCCAAGCTGACCAAGCACGAGAACTCGCTGGATGCCGAGGGCTGGGACTATTTCGCCAACAAGACCCTGTACCTCAGCGACTTTGCTTCTGCGGTTACGCCGAACAGCCTGTGGGCTGATATGGGCGGCAGCGGCAACGCCATGCAGTATCTGGGTCTGACGCGCGACGGCATTTTCGGTGTCATCAATGCCAGCATCACCCGCTATAACGGGCCGAAGTACGGCATGGAATTCACCGTTAAGGAAAACATCGCCGCCGCTTACCTGCAAGGCAACTTCCGTCACGACAAGTGGCGCGGTAACGTCGGTGCGCGTCTGGTTTCTACCGAAGACATCTCCAACTATTGGGAGACGACGGATGGCGGCACTACCTACACGCCCAAGAGCGTGACCCAGAAGGAAACCAAGCTGCTCCCGAACATCAACGTCGTTTATGAAGCGACCGATGATGTGCTGATCAAGGTCGGTGCGGCGCAGGTGATCGCTCGTCCTCGCTACAGCCAGTTGGCCGGCACGGTGGAACTGAATGACCGTCAGCTGACCGGCGGTGGCGGCAACGCCAACCTGAAGCCGTATGAATCGACCAACTTCGGTGCCTCGGTAGAATGGTACTTCGACAAGACCGGCCTTCTGGCGTTGGAACTCTTCCACCGCAAGATCAGCTCCTACGTCGTCAGCGATACGCAGGAAAAGGTCTTCTTCAACAAGCTGACCAACGCCAACGCGACCTATTCCTTCTCGTCGCCCTTCAATGCTCAGGAAGCCACCGTCACCGGCTTTGCGCTGCAAGGGCAAAAGGATATCGCTTACGGCTTCGGTGTCATCGCGAACTACACCTTCGCCGATGCCGACACGGGCACGACGGCCTACAACATGCCGTACCTGTCGCGTGATACCATCAGCTTCATCCCCTATTACGAAGAAGGCCCCTGGCAGGTTCGTCTGAGCTACAACTACCGCTCGCAATACTTCACGGGCATCGGTCGTCGTAACTCGAAGGACTTCACCGACTCCTACAAGCAAGTCGATCTGTCGGCCACCTATAAGGTCAATGACAAGGTGTCGATCTATGCCAACGGCCAGAACCTGCTCGACGAGATGTACTACTCGTTCAGCTCGTTTGCAGACGCGCCGACCGCCTTCTACAAGAACGGCCGCCGTTTCTTCGTTGGTGTGAATCTGAAAATGTAA
- a CDS encoding beta-mannosidase, producing MHRAVISKGRVVAGMDGLIAFCLWLIMALSLVSVPARAEILKGPETRTLAEGWRFRIAEGDPNRAAHPEVANWMTATVPGTVQSDLIASGKLKDPYVGLNEAAAQWVGLSDWEYETSFLLDEATLKRGHIDLVFDGLDTFAEVTLNGKALLSTDNMFRTWRVPVKDMVVNGANRLHIRFASPINKMWPFMQGLSYYQPGAYDSAFGDEPLGQNSSAYVRKAGYQYGWDWGPRIVTLGPWRPVRLDIYDGVRLSDFYAQQQHLDDQVAALEARFEIVADAARNATLEVTVTDPDGKTQTQTQNFPLYAGSNSLSLPVRIDHPKRWWPVGYGRPDRYTVRARVLSDGVVMGERVQRIGLRTSEIRRQKDEWGRSFDILINGVPIYMKGANMIPLDMMPPRVSDAYRDRILKTAIDANMNMLRLWGGGHYFDEGLYDWADAHGLMLWQDFMFGGSIPPYDEAYRENVRQEAYDQVRRLRHHPSIVIWGGNNEVQVNWDNWSDSQALKDKVGRKEAERIHTGLVRLFDQVLRGAVDKYSPGVPYWPGSPTANYDGPSNGDRDGNVHYWTVWGGKQPVETYLTVTPRFMSEYGLQSFPVMATIKTFAGPKDMAIDAPVMIAHQKFDKGRGNQRLLMYINNNYGQPKRFEDFVYLSQVMQAEGIELAARHLRASRPQNMGGLYWQLNDVWPVASWSSVDYYGRWKALHYSARRFYAPVSVSLLRRDGVTELSVVSDRQSEARLHWRLKVMTLDGKLLSQWTQDLNAAPLSAQVVTRLSDADLLKGADPKSTLVSVELLENDRVISRHQSYFVASKALALSDPKIRSRLTRTADGYRLTLSARTLARQVWVDTDALEVSLSDNAFDLLPGETVTLDLKTSASEAQLRRALTIRSLYGAAQ from the coding sequence GTGCATCGGGCAGTGATTTCGAAGGGGCGTGTGGTCGCCGGGATGGACGGGCTGATCGCTTTTTGTCTCTGGCTGATTATGGCTCTCTCTTTGGTGAGCGTGCCGGCGCGGGCGGAGATCCTGAAAGGGCCTGAGACGCGGACCCTGGCGGAGGGGTGGCGTTTTCGCATCGCTGAGGGCGACCCCAATCGCGCGGCCCATCCCGAAGTCGCAAACTGGATGACGGCCACGGTGCCGGGTACGGTGCAGAGCGACCTGATCGCGTCGGGCAAGCTCAAAGACCCCTATGTCGGCCTGAACGAGGCGGCGGCGCAGTGGGTCGGTCTGTCCGACTGGGAATACGAAACGTCGTTTTTGCTGGATGAGGCGACGCTTAAGCGCGGTCATATCGACCTTGTATTTGACGGGCTCGATACGTTTGCCGAGGTGACGCTGAACGGTAAGGCTTTGCTGTCGACGGATAACATGTTCCGCACCTGGCGTGTGCCGGTTAAGGATATGGTAGTGAACGGGGCCAATCGCCTGCATATCCGTTTTGCCTCACCGATCAATAAAATGTGGCCCTTTATGCAGGGGCTCAGCTATTACCAGCCGGGGGCCTATGACTCGGCCTTTGGCGATGAGCCGCTGGGGCAGAACAGTTCGGCCTATGTGCGCAAAGCCGGGTATCAGTACGGCTGGGACTGGGGCCCGCGCATCGTGACGCTGGGGCCGTGGCGACCGGTGCGGCTGGATATTTATGACGGGGTGCGCCTGTCGGATTTTTATGCGCAGCAACAACACCTTGACGATCAGGTAGCCGCCCTGGAGGCTCGGTTCGAGATTGTCGCCGACGCCGCGCGCAACGCCACGCTGGAGGTTACCGTCACTGATCCGGACGGCAAGACGCAGACCCAGACACAAAATTTTCCGCTCTATGCCGGTAGCAACAGCCTCAGCCTGCCTGTGCGTATCGACCATCCGAAACGCTGGTGGCCGGTGGGCTATGGTCGCCCGGACCGCTACACCGTCCGCGCACGTGTTCTGAGCGACGGCGTGGTGATGGGTGAGCGTGTGCAGCGCATTGGTCTGCGCACCTCTGAAATTCGCCGCCAGAAGGACGAATGGGGGCGCAGCTTCGACATACTGATCAATGGCGTGCCCATTTATATGAAGGGCGCCAACATGATCCCGCTCGATATGATGCCGCCGCGCGTCTCTGATGCTTATCGTGATCGCATCCTGAAAACCGCCATCGACGCAAACATGAATATGCTGCGTCTGTGGGGTGGAGGGCACTATTTCGATGAAGGCTTATACGACTGGGCCGACGCCCACGGCCTGATGCTGTGGCAGGACTTCATGTTTGGCGGCTCCATCCCGCCATACGACGAAGCCTATCGCGAAAACGTGCGTCAGGAGGCCTATGATCAGGTGCGTCGCCTGCGCCACCATCCGTCTATCGTCATCTGGGGTGGCAATAATGAGGTGCAGGTCAACTGGGATAACTGGAGCGACAGTCAGGCCCTGAAGGACAAGGTGGGCCGTAAGGAGGCCGAGCGCATCCATACCGGTCTGGTTCGTCTGTTCGATCAGGTGCTGCGCGGCGCGGTCGATAAGTATTCACCGGGCGTACCCTATTGGCCGGGTTCCCCCACCGCTAACTATGACGGGCCGTCGAATGGTGACCGCGACGGGAACGTCCACTACTGGACGGTCTGGGGCGGCAAGCAGCCAGTGGAAACCTATCTGACGGTAACGCCGCGTTTCATGTCGGAATACGGGCTGCAATCCTTCCCGGTTATGGCGACGATCAAGACCTTTGCCGGCCCAAAGGATATGGCCATTGATGCCCCGGTGATGATCGCCCACCAGAAGTTCGACAAGGGGCGCGGCAATCAGCGCCTTCTGATGTACATCAATAACAATTACGGTCAGCCCAAGCGCTTCGAGGACTTCGTCTATCTGTCGCAGGTGATGCAGGCCGAAGGCATTGAACTGGCGGCGCGTCACCTGCGCGCCTCACGCCCGCAGAATATGGGCGGCCTCTACTGGCAACTGAACGACGTGTGGCCAGTGGCGTCTTGGTCGAGCGTGGATTATTACGGCCGCTGGAAGGCGCTGCACTATTCGGCGCGTCGCTTCTATGCTCCCGTCTCCGTATCGCTGCTGCGCCGCGACGGCGTGACCGAGTTGTCGGTGGTATCTGATCGCCAGAGCGAGGCGCGCCTGCACTGGCGGCTGAAGGTGATGACTCTCGACGGCAAGCTGTTGTCGCAATGGACGCAGGACCTCAACGCCGCCCCACTCAGCGCACAGGTCGTCACGCGGCTCAGTGATGCCGACCTGCTGAAAGGCGCCGATCCCAAATCGACCTTGGTCAGCGTCGAGCTTCTGGAAAACGATCGGGTTATCTCGCGGCATCAGAGCTATTTCGTCGCCTCCAAGGCGCTGGCGCTCAGCGATCCGAAGATCAGGTCGCGCCTGACCCGCACGGCGGACGGCTATCGCCTTACCCTGTCGGCGCGCACGCTGGCGCGGCAGGTCTGGGTCGACACGGACGCGCTGGAGGTGAGCCTGTCCGACAATGCGTTCGATCTGCTACCCGGTGAGACCGTCACCCTTGATCTCAAAACTTCAGCTTCCGAAGCGCAACTGCGCCGGGCGCTGACCATCCGTTCCCTCTATGGTGCCGCGCAATGA